Below is a window of Culturomica massiliensis DNA.
AATCGTCCATCTTAAATTTGAAATATTTTCAGTATGAGCAATATTTATAATCTTAAAATCTGACGGATTACGATAGAAATATTGTGTAACATGTTCACGTTCGAAAGAACTGACCGATTTTGATTCAGCTACTTCCAAAGCTTTCCTGGTAAATACTTCCACATCTAATCCTTCAGGAAAAGTAGGTGGATAATTATTACAAACAAAATCTGCCTTTTCTTCCTGGAGAACACGAACAGCACGATCAATAATTAATGGTTCCTTAAAAGGATCATCTGCAGTTATGCGTATAATAATATCAGCCTTACAGGTAATTGCTGAATTATAATATCGATTCAAAACATCATTTTCACTTCCTCTGAATACAGTTATATGATTAAGAATAGCCCATTCGTACAATTTATCATCTAAAGAATTTGTTGTAGTCGCTAATACGATCTCATCTATAGTGTAAGCAAATTTTAATCGATTTATAACATGCCAAATTAACGGTTTTCCACAGATGTCAGCAAAAACCTTATTCGGAAACCGAGTCGATCCGCAACGGGCTTGAATAATGGCGACAACTTTCATTCAATTTCAAAATTAGGATCTACAAATTTTTTTATTTTTTCACGCATGGATTCTACTGTTTCCCACTCGGTATTTTTATCAGAACTATAATGGAAATTTTCCGGGACAGGTGTTGCGTTATGATATTTAATAAAATCTTCTCTCGTATAACGATCTGATACAGAAGGAAGAATTGCATAATAAGCTCCCAGATCAATCGTATTCATGGCATCCGTCGGAGTGATCATTTCTTCATGCAATTTTTCCCCCGGACGTATCCCGACAATTTCAATTTTTGCATCCGGAGCTATGGCTTTAGCTACATCTACAATTTTGTATGAAGGTATTTTTGGTATAAAAATTTCTCCGCCTAAGTGATGTCCGATGGCAAACATCACTAAATCGACTCCCGCTTGTAATGAAATATTAAATCGAGTCATTTCCTCATGAGTAATAGGAAGTACTCCCGTTGACCTTCGGTTCATAAAAAAAGGAATGACCGATCCTCTGGATCCCATTACATTTCCATAACGCACAACCGAAAAACGCAAATCCCGACCTCCTTTTATATTATTTGCTGCAACAAATAATTTGTCAGAACATAACTTTGTAGCACCATACAGGTTTATCGGTGCACATGCTTTATCAGTCGATAATGCCACAACATGCTTCACATTCGTTGCCAATGCTGCATTAATCACATTTTGGGCTCCATGTATATTGGTTTTTACACATTCATCCGGATTATACTCCGCCGTATCTACTTGCTTTATGGCCGCAGCATGAATAATTACATCAATACCTTCACAAGCCCGCTTTAAACGCTCTCCATCCCGTACATCTCCGATAAAAAAACGTAACTGAGGATATTCTTTTTCCGGATATTTTTGTTTCAACTCAAACTGTTTCAATTCATCCCGAGAATAAATAACAATTCTTCGAACTGCAGGATAATCTCGCAATATAGTCTCTACAAATTTTTTTCCAAAAGAGCCTGTGCCACCAGTAATAAGGACTGAC
It encodes the following:
- a CDS encoding cytidylyltransferase domain-containing protein, with translation MKVVAIIQARCGSTRFPNKVFADICGKPLIWHVINRLKFAYTIDEIVLATTTNSLDDKLYEWAILNHITVFRGSENDVLNRYYNSAITCKADIIIRITADDPFKEPLIIDRAVRVLQEEKADFVCNNYPPTFPEGLDVEVFTRKALEVAESKSVSSFEREHVTQYFYRNPSDFKIINIAHTENISNLRWTIDTEKDFFMVERVYSFLYRETDEIFHMDDILQLIKQYPDIAQMNSNVTRSEMYKNK
- the pseB gene encoding UDP-N-acetylglucosamine 4,6-dehydratase (inverting), whose translation is MLNTRSVLITGGTGSFGKKFVETILRDYPAVRRIVIYSRDELKQFELKQKYPEKEYPQLRFFIGDVRDGERLKRACEGIDVIIHAAAIKQVDTAEYNPDECVKTNIHGAQNVINAALATNVKHVVALSTDKACAPINLYGATKLCSDKLFVAANNIKGGRDLRFSVVRYGNVMGSRGSVIPFFMNRRSTGVLPITHEEMTRFNISLQAGVDLVMFAIGHHLGGEIFIPKIPSYKIVDVAKAIAPDAKIEIVGIRPGEKLHEEMITPTDAMNTIDLGAYYAILPSVSDRYTREDFIKYHNATPVPENFHYSSDKNTEWETVESMREKIKKFVDPNFEIE